One Rattus norvegicus strain BN/NHsdMcwi chromosome 20, GRCr8, whole genome shotgun sequence DNA segment encodes these proteins:
- the Icoslg gene encoding ICOS ligand isoform X1 translates to MQLNRFFSGPGLFLLLFCSLCVEAEVKEVNAMVGSDVELRCVYPRRSHFSLDDLYVYWQIVDEAKTVVTYYLPSANESSTIHVSNSYKNRAHLSPDLMKEGDFSLHLQNVTPQDTQEFKCLVFRMSTVLGKALEEVVRLRVAANFSTPVISTSGSSDPGQERTFTCMSKNGYPEPNLYWINRTDNTLIDETLQNNTVYLNELGLYDVVSTLRIPWTPHVDVICCVENVALHQNITSISRADSFTGSMNTERPQEIHREATKVLFYVLAALLAVVVVIFIIVLYRCRRRPCQSYTGPRAVQLELTGECTCGERPVG, encoded by the exons ATGCAGCTAAA CAGGTTCTTTTCCGGTCCTGGTCTGTTTTTGCTGCTATTTTGCAGTCTCTGTGTCG AGGCTGAAGTTAAAGAAGTCAATGCAATGGTGGGGAGCGATGTGGAGCTCCGCTGCGTTTATCCTCGGAGAAGCCATTTCAGCTTGGATGATCTGTATGTCTACTGGCAAATCGTCGATGAAGCTAAAACTGTGGTGACGTATTACCTGCCCAGTGCTAACGAGTCTTCGACAATCCATGTGAGCAACTCCTACAAGAACAGGGCCCATCTGTCACCGGACCTCATGAAGGAGGGCGACTTCTCCCTGCACCTGCAGAATGTCACCCCTCAGGATACCCAGGAGTTCAAGTGCTTGGTCTTTAGGATGTCCACAGTGTTAGGCAAGGCCTTGGAAGAGGTGGTCAGACTGCGTGTGGCAG CAAACTTCAGTACGCCTGTCATCAGCACCTCTGGCAGCTCTGACCCTGGCCAGGAACGCACCTTCACTTGCATGTCCAAGAATGGCTACCCAGAGCCCAACCTGTATTGGATCAACAGGACGGACAATACCCTAATAGACGAGACTCTGCAGAATAACACGGTCTACTTGAACGAGTTGGGCCTGTATGACGTCGTCAGCACACTGAGGATCCCTTGGACACCCCATGTGGATGTTATCTGCTGTGTAGAGAATGTGGCTCTCCACCAGAACATTACTAGTATCAGCCGGGCAG ATAGTTTCACTGGAAGCATGAACACAGAGAGGCCACAGGAAATCCACAGAGAGGCTACAAAGGTCCTTTTCTACGTCCTAGCTGCACTTCTGGCGGTAGTGGTTGTCATTTTCATCATCGTGCTGTACAGATGCAGGCGTCGTCCCTGCCAGAGCTATACAG gacccagggctgtaCAGCTTGAACTCACAGGTGAGTGTACCTGTGGGGAGAGGCCGGTTGGCTGA
- the Icoslg gene encoding inducible T-cell co-stimulator ligand isoform 2 precursor (isoform 2 precursor is encoded by transcript variant 2), which yields MQLNRFFSGPGLFLLLFCSLCVEAEVKEVNAMVGSDVELRCVYPRRSHFSLDDLYVYWQIVDEAKTVVTYYLPSANESSTIHVSNSYKNRAHLSPDLMKEGDFSLHLQNVTPQDTQEFKCLVFRMSTVLGKALEEVVRLRVAANFSTPVISTSGSSDPGQERTFTCMSKNGYPEPNLYWINRTDNTLIDETLQNNTVYLNELGLYDVVSTLRIPWTPHVDVICCVENVALHQNITSISRAGEVQAGEAQAGEAQAGEAQAGEAQAGEAQAGEAQAGEAQAGEAQAGGAQAGEAQAGEAQAGKAQVSA from the exons ATGCAGCTAAA CAGGTTCTTTTCCGGTCCTGGTCTGTTTTTGCTGCTATTTTGCAGTCTCTGTGTCG AGGCTGAAGTTAAAGAAGTCAATGCAATGGTGGGGAGCGATGTGGAGCTCCGCTGCGTTTATCCTCGGAGAAGCCATTTCAGCTTGGATGATCTGTATGTCTACTGGCAAATCGTCGATGAAGCTAAAACTGTGGTGACGTATTACCTGCCCAGTGCTAACGAGTCTTCGACAATCCATGTGAGCAACTCCTACAAGAACAGGGCCCATCTGTCACCGGACCTCATGAAGGAGGGCGACTTCTCCCTGCACCTGCAGAATGTCACCCCTCAGGATACCCAGGAGTTCAAGTGCTTGGTCTTTAGGATGTCCACAGTGTTAGGCAAGGCCTTGGAAGAGGTGGTCAGACTGCGTGTGGCAG CAAACTTCAGTACGCCTGTCATCAGCACCTCTGGCAGCTCTGACCCTGGCCAGGAACGCACCTTCACTTGCATGTCCAAGAATGGCTACCCAGAGCCCAACCTGTATTGGATCAACAGGACGGACAATACCCTAATAGACGAGACTCTGCAGAATAACACGGTCTACTTGAACGAGTTGGGCCTGTATGACGTCGTCAGCACACTGAGGATCCCTTGGACACCCCATGTGGATGTTATCTGCTGTGTAGAGAATGTGGCTCTCCACCAGAACATTACTAGTATCAGCCGGGCAGGTGAGGTCCAGGCAGGTGAAGCCCAGGCAGGTGAAGCCCAGGCAGGTGAGGCCCAGGCAGGTGAAGCCCAGGCAGGTGAAGCCCAGGCAGGTGAGGCCCAGGCAGGTGAAGCCCAGGCAGGTGAAGCCCAGGCAGGTGGGGCCCAGGCAGGTGAGGCCCAGGCAGGTGAAGCCCAGGCAGGTAAAGCCCAGGTCAGTGCCTAG
- the Icoslg gene encoding ICOS ligand isoform X2, producing the protein MQLKFFSGPGLFLLLFCSLCVEAEVKEVNAMVGSDVELRCVYPRRSHFSLDDLYVYWQIVDEAKTVVTYYLPSANESSTIHVSNSYKNRAHLSPDLMKEGDFSLHLQNVTPQDTQEFKCLVFRMSTVLGKALEEVVRLRVAANFSTPVISTSGSSDPGQERTFTCMSKNGYPEPNLYWINRTDNTLIDETLQNNTVYLNELGLYDVVSTLRIPWTPHVDVICCVENVALHQNITSISRADSFTGSMNTERPQEIHREATKVLFYVLAALLAVVVVIFIIVLYRCRRRPCQSYTGPRAVQLELTGECTCGERPVG; encoded by the exons ATGCAGCTAAA GTTCTTTTCCGGTCCTGGTCTGTTTTTGCTGCTATTTTGCAGTCTCTGTGTCG AGGCTGAAGTTAAAGAAGTCAATGCAATGGTGGGGAGCGATGTGGAGCTCCGCTGCGTTTATCCTCGGAGAAGCCATTTCAGCTTGGATGATCTGTATGTCTACTGGCAAATCGTCGATGAAGCTAAAACTGTGGTGACGTATTACCTGCCCAGTGCTAACGAGTCTTCGACAATCCATGTGAGCAACTCCTACAAGAACAGGGCCCATCTGTCACCGGACCTCATGAAGGAGGGCGACTTCTCCCTGCACCTGCAGAATGTCACCCCTCAGGATACCCAGGAGTTCAAGTGCTTGGTCTTTAGGATGTCCACAGTGTTAGGCAAGGCCTTGGAAGAGGTGGTCAGACTGCGTGTGGCAG CAAACTTCAGTACGCCTGTCATCAGCACCTCTGGCAGCTCTGACCCTGGCCAGGAACGCACCTTCACTTGCATGTCCAAGAATGGCTACCCAGAGCCCAACCTGTATTGGATCAACAGGACGGACAATACCCTAATAGACGAGACTCTGCAGAATAACACGGTCTACTTGAACGAGTTGGGCCTGTATGACGTCGTCAGCACACTGAGGATCCCTTGGACACCCCATGTGGATGTTATCTGCTGTGTAGAGAATGTGGCTCTCCACCAGAACATTACTAGTATCAGCCGGGCAG ATAGTTTCACTGGAAGCATGAACACAGAGAGGCCACAGGAAATCCACAGAGAGGCTACAAAGGTCCTTTTCTACGTCCTAGCTGCACTTCTGGCGGTAGTGGTTGTCATTTTCATCATCGTGCTGTACAGATGCAGGCGTCGTCCCTGCCAGAGCTATACAG gacccagggctgtaCAGCTTGAACTCACAGGTGAGTGTACCTGTGGGGAGAGGCCGGTTGGCTGA
- the Icoslg gene encoding inducible T-cell co-stimulator ligand isoform 1 precursor (isoform 1 precursor is encoded by transcript variant 1), producing MQLKFFSGPGLFLLLFCSLCVEAEVKEVNAMVGSDVELRCVYPRRSHFSLDDLYVYWQIVDEAKTVVTYYLPSANESSTIHVSNSYKNRAHLSPDLMKEGDFSLHLQNVTPQDTQEFKCLVFRMSTVLGKALEEVVRLRVAANFSTPVISTSGSSDPGQERTFTCMSKNGYPEPNLYWINRTDNTLIDETLQNNTVYLNELGLYDVVSTLRIPWTPHVDVICCVENVALHQNITSISRADSFTGSMNTERPQEIHREATKVLFYVLAALLAVVVVIFIIVLYRCRRRPCQSYTGPRAVQLELTDHS from the exons ATGCAGCTAAA GTTCTTTTCCGGTCCTGGTCTGTTTTTGCTGCTATTTTGCAGTCTCTGTGTCG AGGCTGAAGTTAAAGAAGTCAATGCAATGGTGGGGAGCGATGTGGAGCTCCGCTGCGTTTATCCTCGGAGAAGCCATTTCAGCTTGGATGATCTGTATGTCTACTGGCAAATCGTCGATGAAGCTAAAACTGTGGTGACGTATTACCTGCCCAGTGCTAACGAGTCTTCGACAATCCATGTGAGCAACTCCTACAAGAACAGGGCCCATCTGTCACCGGACCTCATGAAGGAGGGCGACTTCTCCCTGCACCTGCAGAATGTCACCCCTCAGGATACCCAGGAGTTCAAGTGCTTGGTCTTTAGGATGTCCACAGTGTTAGGCAAGGCCTTGGAAGAGGTGGTCAGACTGCGTGTGGCAG CAAACTTCAGTACGCCTGTCATCAGCACCTCTGGCAGCTCTGACCCTGGCCAGGAACGCACCTTCACTTGCATGTCCAAGAATGGCTACCCAGAGCCCAACCTGTATTGGATCAACAGGACGGACAATACCCTAATAGACGAGACTCTGCAGAATAACACGGTCTACTTGAACGAGTTGGGCCTGTATGACGTCGTCAGCACACTGAGGATCCCTTGGACACCCCATGTGGATGTTATCTGCTGTGTAGAGAATGTGGCTCTCCACCAGAACATTACTAGTATCAGCCGGGCAG ATAGTTTCACTGGAAGCATGAACACAGAGAGGCCACAGGAAATCCACAGAGAGGCTACAAAGGTCCTTTTCTACGTCCTAGCTGCACTTCTGGCGGTAGTGGTTGTCATTTTCATCATCGTGCTGTACAGATGCAGGCGTCGTCCCTGCCAGAGCTATACAG gacccagggctgtaCAGCTTGAACTCACAG accaTTCCTGA
- the Icoslg gene encoding ICOS ligand isoform X3, which translates to MQLNRFFSGPGLFLLLFCSLCVEAEVKEVNAMVGSDVELRCVYPRRSHFSLDDLYVYWQIVDEAKTVVTYYLPSANESSTIHVSNSYKNRAHLSPDLMKEGDFSLHLQNVTPQDTQEFKCLVFRMSTVLGKALEEVVRLRVAANFSTPVISTSGSSDPGQERTFTCMSKNGYPEPNLYWINRTDNTLIDETLQNNTVYLNELGLYDVVSTLRIPWTPHVDVICCVENVALHQNITSISRADSFTGSMNTERPQEIHREATKVLFYVLAALLAVVVVIFIIVLYRCRRRPCQSYTGPRAVQLELTDHS; encoded by the exons ATGCAGCTAAA CAGGTTCTTTTCCGGTCCTGGTCTGTTTTTGCTGCTATTTTGCAGTCTCTGTGTCG AGGCTGAAGTTAAAGAAGTCAATGCAATGGTGGGGAGCGATGTGGAGCTCCGCTGCGTTTATCCTCGGAGAAGCCATTTCAGCTTGGATGATCTGTATGTCTACTGGCAAATCGTCGATGAAGCTAAAACTGTGGTGACGTATTACCTGCCCAGTGCTAACGAGTCTTCGACAATCCATGTGAGCAACTCCTACAAGAACAGGGCCCATCTGTCACCGGACCTCATGAAGGAGGGCGACTTCTCCCTGCACCTGCAGAATGTCACCCCTCAGGATACCCAGGAGTTCAAGTGCTTGGTCTTTAGGATGTCCACAGTGTTAGGCAAGGCCTTGGAAGAGGTGGTCAGACTGCGTGTGGCAG CAAACTTCAGTACGCCTGTCATCAGCACCTCTGGCAGCTCTGACCCTGGCCAGGAACGCACCTTCACTTGCATGTCCAAGAATGGCTACCCAGAGCCCAACCTGTATTGGATCAACAGGACGGACAATACCCTAATAGACGAGACTCTGCAGAATAACACGGTCTACTTGAACGAGTTGGGCCTGTATGACGTCGTCAGCACACTGAGGATCCCTTGGACACCCCATGTGGATGTTATCTGCTGTGTAGAGAATGTGGCTCTCCACCAGAACATTACTAGTATCAGCCGGGCAG ATAGTTTCACTGGAAGCATGAACACAGAGAGGCCACAGGAAATCCACAGAGAGGCTACAAAGGTCCTTTTCTACGTCCTAGCTGCACTTCTGGCGGTAGTGGTTGTCATTTTCATCATCGTGCTGTACAGATGCAGGCGTCGTCCCTGCCAGAGCTATACAG gacccagggctgtaCAGCTTGAACTCACAG accaTTCCTGA